DNA from Stigmatella erecta:
GATACGCTGCACCAGCGTGTCGAAGCGGCGGGCTGGTGGAAGTGCCTTGAGTTCCGTGAGCAGCCGTGCCCGCGAGGACGCTGCTCCCAGCATCGGCGAGGACTCGCCCACATTTCGCAGGAAGGGACGGCTCCGGCGCGCCTCCCAGATCGGCTTCAACACCGTCCAGTTCACGGACGCGACCGTCTTGTGGCTCACTCCCGCCCGCAGGACCTGGCCCATCGCCTCGAGCGCCCGCTCCGAGGACATGGGGTTCAGTCCGAAGCGCGCGAAACCCCGCTCGCTGTCAGCCCGCTCGCCACCGATCTCGTCCCACGTTCCCCAGTGGATGGTGGCCGCGGGCAGCCCCATGGCCCTGCGGTGGTGCGCGAGTGCCTCTAGGAACTGGTTGCCTGCCGCGTAGTGTGCCAACCCAGAGGCACCCCACAGGGTCGACGTCGACGAGAACATGACGAAGAAGTCGAGCTCGAACTCGCGCGTCAACTCGTGAAGCACCCAGGTGCCGAGCACCTTGGGGCGCATCATGGCCGTCATCGCCGCAAGGTCCAGATCCTCCAAGCGGCTCTCCGTCAGCAGCGCGGCGGCGTGGATCACCCCTCGCAATGGGGGAAGCGTCGCGGCTGTCTCGCGCAAGAGCGCCGCCATCTTCTCGCGATCCGCCACATCGGCGGCCAGCGTGGTGACGGACGCGCCGAGTGCCCGAAGCGACTCGAGCCCCTCGCGGCGCCGAGCCGAAGCCGCATCCCCGGCGCCGGAGGCTCCACTCCGGCCCAGCAGCACGAGGTGCCGCGCGCCCCGCTCCACCAGCCACTTCGCCACCTTCAGGCCCAGTCCTCCCAGCCCGCCCGTCACGAGGTAGGCCGCATCCGGGCGCAAGCGCAGCGGCTCCGCAGGCGCGTTCACCCGGGCACGGGTGATGCGAGGTACCAGCGGACGCTTCTCGCGGAGCGCGAGCTGATCTTCACCATCCCCGCCGAACGCGGAGAGCTCGCGAAGGACCTCAGCGGGCTCCCCGGGAGCCCCGCCCGGATCCAAGTCAATGAGGCCGCCCCAAACACCCGGCTGCTCCAGAGACACACTCCGGCCCATGCCCCACAGCGGCGCCTGAGCCAACGACACCCGCTCGGCCCCCACTCCCGTCACCTGGGCGCCCCGGGTCACCACCCAGAGCCGCGCGCGGCCAGGTGAGCCCATGAGTGCCTTCACCAAATGCAGCGCGGCCACGGAGGACTCTGGCGTGCCCGTCTGCTCGTCGAGCACCGCATCGAGGCCCCACAGGTAGACGGCACGGCCCTCATGCCCGGCCGGCAGCGCCGGCAGCTCACGCAGCAGGCGCTCCATGTCCTCCGGCCGCTTCGGATTCACCGCGAAGCGCCGCGCATCCAGCCGCTGGAAGGTTTCCCCCGCCGTCACGGTGACGCACGGGTGGCCCTGACGGCCAATCTCCTCCACGAGCGCTGTCCCCCACCCGCCCCGATCGAGAAACACAAGCCAGTCCGCATGCCCCGGCTGGGCCGCACCCACGGGCCTGGGCTCCCACGTCACGTCATGGAACCAATCCTGCGAACGGGCCTCGCCCAGCACCTCGAGGAGCCGCTCGGCCGCCACGCGCCGCAGCCGCACACCGCGCGCCGTGGCCACCCGGCGGCCCTCTCCATCCAGCAACTCCAGCATGCCCACCCGGTCCTCTGGACGGGTCGCGGGAGCGATGGACACATGGGCCCACTTGATGTCGGCACGGCCTGGAACGCACTCGAGCGACTCGATGCTCAGAGGCATGAACAGCGCAGCCTCTCCCTGTTCTGCAGCAAGCGCGATCGCCAGGGTCTGAAGCCCCGCATCCAAAAACGCCGGGTGGAGCTGGTAGCGCGCCGACTCCTGAACCAGCTCAGGTCCGAGTTCCAGGAGTCCGAGCGCCTCACCTGGCCGCCTCCAGACCTCGCTGAGCGTCCGCAGCGGAGCCTCGTACTGGACGTTGCAACGCTCAAGTTCCTCGTAAACAGCCGGACCCAGCACTTGCTGCCCGCAGCGCGAGCGCACCGTGTCGACAGCCTCAGGGACTCCCGAAGGCGCGCCCACAGCCCGGAGCTGGCCCTTGCAGTGCCGCACCCAGCCCGCTTCGGACGGCGCTCCGCCCGCCGCGCGGCTGTGGATGTGGAACACGTGCTGCCCACCAGAGGCCGGAGAGAGGTGCACCTGCACGAGGCGCCGCTCTGTCTCTGTCAACACCAGCGCGCGCTCGAACTCCACATCCGAAATCTCACGCGCCCCCGCTCCCAGCGCCTCGGCCGCCGCGCTCAGCCCGACTTCGACCAAAGCCGAGGCCGGGACGACGGCAACGCCCCCCAGCCGGTGCGCGCCGAGCCATGGCAGCGAGGTGCTGCTCAGCTCCAGCTCGAAGATCTGACCTTCGACGCCGTGCGCGACGCTCACCGGACGGCCTCGCAGGGACGTCACGTGCTCGGCGGCCGGGAGAACGGCCGATGCCGCCACATCGATCCAGAACCGCTTGTGCTGCCAGGGATACGTCGGCAGCGGGACCATCCGCCCGCTCTCCGGGAAGAGCCGCTTCCATTCCACGGGGTAAGCCGCGCGGTACAGAGCGCCGAAGGACTCCAGCATCACTGCCCGCTCTGCCTCCTCGCGCCGCAGGGAAGGAATCGTCACGCCCTCGCGGCCCGCGTGCTGCATGCACCGCTCGACGGCGGGCAACAGGATCGGGTGTGGGCTCATCTCCATGAAGACCGTGTGCCCGCCCTGGACCAGCCCGAGCACGGCCGTGGAGAAGAGCACCGGATCACGCAGGTTGCGAACCCAGTACGCGGCATCGTAGCCGGAACCGTCACAGGGAGCGCCGGTCACGGTCGAGACGATGGGCACGGAGGCAGGCCGCGGCCGCACCGCCGAGAGCACGGACAGCAGGTCCGCACGCAGTGGGTCGACCTGCGGGCTGTGCGAGGCCACGTCGACCTTCACCCAACGGCAGAACACATTGCGAGCCTCGAGCGAGGCGCGGATCTCCTCGAGCGCCGCGGCATCTCCGGACAGCACCGTCGAGGTCGGACTGTTGTTCACCGCGATCGCGACGCGATCCTCGCGCCCCGCGAGGGCCTTCCGCGCCTCCGCCAGGGACAGCTCCGCCGCCAACATCGCGCCCTGGCCGCTGATGCGCTTGAGCAGCCGGCTCCTGAGGCAGATGACAGCCGCCGCATCCTCCAGGCTGAGCGCACCGGCCACGTGCGCCGCAGCCACCTCGCCCATGCTGTGGCCCACCACCGCGTCGGGCTCAATGCCCCATGAGCGCCAGAGCGCCGAGAGCGCCACGGCCATGGCGAACAGGACCGGCTGCACGACATCGATCTCATTGAACCGCGACGCCTCGGACGGCGCCCGGAGCACGTCGAGCAGCCGCCACGTCACGTGGGGCCGCATGGCCTCATCGATGCGCTCGATGGCTTCACGGAAGGCCGGCTCCTGCTCAAGGAGCTGCCGTCCCATGCCGAGCCACTGCGAGCCCTGACCCGGGAATACAAAGACCACCTTGCGCTGCCCGGCCGCGCCCTTCACGGCCGGAGCAGGCCCTCCGGCGGCGAATTCCCGGAGCTTCTCGGCAACGGCGGCCGGGGACTCGCCCGCGATAGCCAGGCGGTACTCATGGTGCGTCCGACGCAGCGCCGCCGTGTAGCACACCTCCCGGAGCGGCGCTTCCGGCGACGACACGAGGTACTCCGCGTACTTCTGGGCCAGTTCCTGAAGCGCGGAGGGCGAGCGTGCCGACAGCGGCAGCAGGTGCGCACCCGGCGCGTGGGTGACCGGCGCCGCCTGAACCGAAGGCGGCTCCTCAAGAATCACATGCGCGTTCGTCCCGCTGATCCCAAACGAGCTGACCGCGCCACGGCGCTTCCGCTCCTCCCGCGCTGGCCAGGGATGGAGTGCCGTCGGGATGGTGAGGGACTCACCGCCAAAATCGATCCGCGGGTTGAGCCGCTGGAAATGCGCGACCGGGGGGACGGCCTGGTGCTGCATGGAAAGGACCATCTTGATGATGCCCGCGATTCCCGCTGCGGACTCAAGGTGGCCGATGTTGGTCTTCGCCGCGCCCACGACCAGCGCTTGCTGGGCGGAACGTCCGCTGCCGTAGACCTCATGGAGCGCCTCCATCTCAATGGGGTCTCCCAGCGAAGTCCCAGTCCCATGCGCCTCGATACAGTCGACCTCGGAAGGCTCGAGGCCCGCGCTCTGCAGCGCCTGACGGATGAGCGCTTGCTGGGCGAGCACGTTGGGCGCGGTCAGCCCCGCTGACTTCCCGTCCTGATTGACGGCCGAGCCCCGCACGAGCGCCAGGATGGGATCCCCCGCTGCGATCGCGTCGGACAGGCGCTTGAGCACGACGACGCCGCAGCCCTCGCCACGCACGAAGCCATTGGCGCGCGCATCGAAGGTCTTGCACCGCCCATCCGGCGCGAGCGCCTGCGCCCGCGAAACCCTGCTCGACGAGAGCGGCGAGAGGATGAGGTTGACCCCGCACGCCAGCGCCATCGAGCACTCCTGGTTGCGGAGGCTCTGGGACGCCAGGTGCAGCGCCACCAGTGACGAGGAGCACGCGGTGTCCACCGCCAGGCAGGGCCCTTGGAGGTCCAGGAGGTAGGACAGGCGCCCCGGCACCACACAGTTGAGTGCCCCCGTCACGCTGCTCGAATCCCGGGCGGAGGGATTGCCCATCTGCAGCAACGCGTAGTCGTCGCTGTACAGCCCCACGAACACGCCCGTGCGGCTGCCCGCGAGCTGCGTCATGTCCTGCCCAGCGCGCTCCAGCGCCTCCCATGCCACCTCGAGCAGGATGCGCTGCTGCGGATCCATCCGGTGCGCCTCGTGCGGCGAGATCCCGAAGAAGTCCGCGTCGAACTGGTCCACCTTGTTGATGAAAGCCCCCCACCGCGCCCCCAGCTTCTCCAGGGCCTCGGGGTCCATCCGCGCCATGTCCTCACGGGTCCACCGCGAGGAAGGCACCTCGGTGACGGCATCCACACCGTTGCACAGGAGGTTCCAGTACGACTCTGGATCATTTCCCCCACCGGGGAAGCGACACCCCATCCCGATGATCGCTATTGGCTCCGAACGTGTCCCCTCCACCGCATCGAGCCGGGACTTGAGCTCCATCGCAAGGAGCGCGAGCCGTTTGGGGGAATACTGCGCGATCTTCTCGGCGAAACTCGTCATTTGCCCTGAGCCACCTTTTGAGCGAACAGCCGCTCGACTTCTTCTTCTGACATCTCGTCGATTTCACTGCCCGGCGCGACGCTCAGCGGTGCTGGCGCCGGCACTGCGGCGATCCGAAGCTCACTGCCCTTGTCCTCGAGGGGAAGCTCCATCTTCTCTGCCAGGTACGGCGTGAGCGCGGCAAGGGTTGGATAGGTCCAAACCACCGTCGCGCTGAGCTTCAGACCCAAGGCCGCCTCCAGGCGGTTGCGGATCTCCATGCTCATCAGCGAGTCGAGACCGAGGCTCCCCAGTGGGACGCGGGGCTCGATACGCGCCGGATCCATCCTCAGCACCCCGCCGATCAGCTCGCGCAGGTGTTGATCGAACAGGGCGCGGCGCTCGGAGCCACGGGCCGCCTCGAGCTGCTCGCGGATCCGGCTCCGGCCTGGCGCCACGGAGGGCTTGCCTGCCTGCTCTTGAGCCAGACGCGTGAAGAAGGGCGATTGTGCCGCAGCCAGATAGAAACCCAGCCACTGCCTCGGCTCGAACGACATCACGCTCACCTGCGGCCGGCCCTGTCCCAGCAGCATGCCGAGCGCCATCAGGGCCTTGTCCGGTGCCATGCCACGCAGGCCGCGCGCCTCGAGGCGCTCGCCACGGTTGGCTTGCGCCGCCGCGAGGCCGACGCTCGTCCAGGTCCCCCAGTTGATGCTCAGCGCGGGCAGGCCCTCCGCCCGGCGCGCATGGGCCAGCGCATCCATGAACGCGTTGGCCGCGGAGTAGTTCGCCTGGCCCGGTGTGCCCAACGAAGCGGCCACACTGGAGAAGAGCACGAAGAGATCCAGCGGCAGATGGCGCGTCTGGGTGTGCAGGTTCCAGGTCCCCAAGACCTTGGGCGCCATCACCGAGGCAAAGCGCTCCTCCGTGAGGTTGAGCAACAAGCCGTCCTCGAGGAGACCCGCCGCGTGGACCACGCCGCGCAGCGGCGGCATGGACTCGCCCACCCGGGCCAGCGCTCGCGCCACATCGTCCGGGCTTGCGACATCGGCCTGGAAAGGCTCCACCTGGGCGCCCGCTTGACGCAGCTCCGAGAGCGTGTGCTCGGCCTCCGCGGAGGGGGGACGGCGCCCCAGCAGGAGCAGGTGGCGCGCCCCATGCGAAACAAGCCAGCGCGCGACCTCGAGGCCCAAGCCACCGAGCCCACCCGTGATGAGGTAGGTGCCATCGGCGCGGAGGATCGCCGCCGGATCCCTGGCGGCCAGCATGTCCGCCGCCCGTGACAGCCGGGCCACATGCCGCTTGCCACCGCGCCAGGCGATCTGGTCTTCGAACGCCTTGGACGACAGTTCCTTCAACAGCGCTTCGGCGCAGGCCTCCGCACTTCCCTCGAGATCTACGCGGGTGCAGCTCAGCTCAGGCTGCTCCAGGGCCAGCACTTGCCCCAACCCCCAGAGCGGAGCCTGTGCCACGTTGACCCGCTCTGGCTCCTTGCCGACGGAGCGCGCTCCGCGCGTGGTCAGCCAGAGCCGGGGGGCATCTCTCCAGCCAGCCCGGGAGAGCGCCTGCACGAGGTGCAGCACGCTGGTGGAACCGAGACGCCGCGAGGCTTCCAGCGCCGGCGGCGTGAGCGCGTCATTCGAAGCGCAATCGAGGCTCCACAGGTGAACCACCCCGCGGCAGGGAGGTGCCCCTGTGCCCAGCGTGTCTCCCAACAACCGGCGCAGATGATCCGCGTTCCGAGGATCCACCTCCGCGCTCCCAGGACCCAAGAGCCGGTACTTCTCCGCCGGGGAAACGAGCACGCAGGTTTCGCCGCGGGCCCGCAGCAACGCGGAGAGCCGCTGCCCCACGCCACCGCTATCGCTGAAAATCAACCAGCTGCCCGGTGGGCGCGCTGGCCACGGCAGCTCCGCCGCCAGGGGCTGCGCCTCCCAGTCCACCTGGTAGATCCACTCACCGAGTTCCTTGCGCACCGCAGCGCCCGCCTCGAGCCTGTAGAGGCGCAGCTCCTCGAGCTCCATCAGCACGTGGCCCTGGTCATCCAGGAGCCGGACGTCGAAGGAGCGCTCCCGCTCACTCGCGGCGCCTTCGCCGAGGGCCTTCACCCACACCCAGGCCGCACGCCCGGGCCGCTGGAAGAGCCGTATCCGGCCGAGCCCCACCGGCACATAGGTTGCCGCCTTTGCCGTCTTGCCACCCATCGGGGCGATCAGCTCCACCGCGACCTGAAGGCTCGCATCCAGCAGCGCGGGATGAAGCCGGTACTCCCCGCTCTCGGAAGACACCTCGGCGGAAAGCTCCAGACGCCCCAACCCCTCTCGCTCGCTCCGCCAAAGCTGCCGCAGTGCCTGGAACGCGGGGCCGTACATGAGGCCCTGCTCCTGCCTGCTCCGGTAGTGCGCCTCGGAGGAAATCTCCACGTCCAGGCGCTCCCGCAGCAACTCGGGCGGCTCCGCGGAGAGCTCCAGGTTCGCGCTCTCCTCCCGGCGCAGGGTCCCCGCCGCGTGCTTGCGCCAGGTGTTGTCTCCCTCGGCGCGGCTGGAGATCTGGAAGGAGGCACGGCCCGCCCCTTCCTCGCTCAGCACCATCTGCACGCGCCTCGCCGCTCCGGGCTTGAGTGCGAGCATCTCGCTGATCGAGACATTCTCGAGCACGAGCCCTGCCTCCCCCAGCACCTCCGCTCCGGCGCAGAGGGCCATCTCCACGTACCCCGCCCCTGGGAAGACGGCCTCACCCCACACACAGTGATCGGAGAGATACGGGAACGCCTCCGTGCTCACGGCCCGTTCCCAGAAATGCGTACCGGGCTGCAAGGACGAGGAGAGCGAACTCCCCAGGAAAGGATGTCCTGCCCTGCCCTCACGCGCGGCGCTCGCCTGCTGCGGATCCGCCTCCGCCTCATCCATGAGCCAGAACCGCTCCCGCTGCCACGGATACTTGGGCAGCGCGACCACACGCCCACCCGAGGGGTGCAGCGGCGTCCAGTCGACGGAGCAGCCCCACGCGTACAGCGCCGCGAGCGACTCCAACAGGCTCCGCCGCTCCTGCGCCTGACGCCGCAGCGACGCGAGCACCAGCCCGTCCCGCTTCGACTCGCGCAGCGTCTCCTCGATGGGGGCCAGCAGCACAGGATGCGGGCTCACCTCGAGGAGCACACTGTAGCCGTCCTCCAAGAGCCGCTCGACGGCACCATGGAACAGCACGGGCTCGCGCAGGTTGCTGACCCAGTAAGACGGATAGAAGTCGCCCCCGTCGCTCGTCTGCCCCGTGACCGTGGAGTAGATGGGAACTGCCGCGCTCACGGGGGAGATCCCCTCCAGCACGCGCAGGAGGTCATCCTTCAGCGGGTCCATCTGCGGACTGTGAGAGGCGACGTTCACCTTGACCCGGCGGCAGAACACTCCCTGCCCCTCGAGCCGCGCCAGCACTTCTTCCAAGGCGCCGGTGTCACCCGAAAGTACCGTCGAACGAGCGCTGTTGCTCACACCGATGGAGAGCCGCGTCTCGTAGCCAGCCAGCACTTCGCGGGCCTGCTCCAGACCCAGCTCCACCACGGCCATCGCCCCCTGTCCGCTCATGCGGCGCAGGAGGAGACTGCGGAGGCAGATGATCCTGACCGCGTCCTCCAGGCTCAGTGCGCCCGCCACGTGCGCCGCGGCCACCTC
Protein-coding regions in this window:
- a CDS encoding type I polyketide synthase encodes the protein MTSFAEKIAQYSPKRLALLAMELKSRLDAVEGTRSEPIAIIGMGCRFPGGGNDPESYWNLLCNGVDAVTEVPSSRWTREDMARMDPEALEKLGARWGAFINKVDQFDADFFGISPHEAHRMDPQQRILLEVAWEALERAGQDMTQLAGSRTGVFVGLYSDDYALLQMGNPSARDSSSVTGALNCVVPGRLSYLLDLQGPCLAVDTACSSSLVALHLASQSLRNQECSMALACGVNLILSPLSSSRVSRAQALAPDGRCKTFDARANGFVRGEGCGVVVLKRLSDAIAAGDPILALVRGSAVNQDGKSAGLTAPNVLAQQALIRQALQSAGLEPSEVDCIEAHGTGTSLGDPIEMEALHEVYGSGRSAQQALVVGAAKTNIGHLESAAGIAGIIKMVLSMQHQAVPPVAHFQRLNPRIDFGGESLTIPTALHPWPAREERKRRGAVSSFGISGTNAHVILEEPPSVQAAPVTHAPGAHLLPLSARSPSALQELAQKYAEYLVSSPEAPLREVCYTAALRRTHHEYRLAIAGESPAAVAEKLREFAAGGPAPAVKGAAGQRKVVFVFPGQGSQWLGMGRQLLEQEPAFREAIERIDEAMRPHVTWRLLDVLRAPSEASRFNEIDVVQPVLFAMAVALSALWRSWGIEPDAVVGHSMGEVAAAHVAGALSLEDAAAVICLRSRLLKRISGQGAMLAAELSLAEARKALAGREDRVAIAVNNSPTSTVLSGDAAALEEIRASLEARNVFCRWVKVDVASHSPQVDPLRADLLSVLSAVRPRPASVPIVSTVTGAPCDGSGYDAAYWVRNLRDPVLFSTAVLGLVQGGHTVFMEMSPHPILLPAVERCMQHAGREGVTIPSLRREEAERAVMLESFGALYRAAYPVEWKRLFPESGRMVPLPTYPWQHKRFWIDVAASAVLPAAEHVTSLRGRPVSVAHGVEGQIFELELSSTSLPWLGAHRLGGVAVVPASALVEVGLSAAAEALGAGAREISDVEFERALVLTETERRLVQVHLSPASGGQHVFHIHSRAAGGAPSEAGWVRHCKGQLRAVGAPSGVPEAVDTVRSRCGQQVLGPAVYEELERCNVQYEAPLRTLSEVWRRPGEALGLLELGPELVQESARYQLHPAFLDAGLQTLAIALAAEQGEAALFMPLSIESLECVPGRADIKWAHVSIAPATRPEDRVGMLELLDGEGRRVATARGVRLRRVAAERLLEVLGEARSQDWFHDVTWEPRPVGAAQPGHADWLVFLDRGGWGTALVEEIGRQGHPCVTVTAGETFQRLDARRFAVNPKRPEDMERLLRELPALPAGHEGRAVYLWGLDAVLDEQTGTPESSVAALHLVKALMGSPGRARLWVVTRGAQVTGVGAERVSLAQAPLWGMGRSVSLEQPGVWGGLIDLDPGGAPGEPAEVLRELSAFGGDGEDQLALREKRPLVPRITRARVNAPAEPLRLRPDAAYLVTGGLGGLGLKVAKWLVERGARHLVLLGRSGASGAGDAASARRREGLESLRALGASVTTLAADVADREKMAALLRETAATLPPLRGVIHAAALLTESRLEDLDLAAMTAMMRPKVLGTWVLHELTREFELDFFVMFSSTSTLWGASGLAHYAAGNQFLEALAHHRRAMGLPAATIHWGTWDEIGGERADSERGFARFGLNPMSSERALEAMGQVLRAGVSHKTVASVNWTVLKPIWEARRSRPFLRNVGESSPMLGAASSRARLLTELKALPPARRFDTLVQRIQSEVGRILGFSSTELPSTERGFFQMGMTSQMSVELRNALQRGLEKELPASVAFDHPTVIALAKRLASSVTAVEIPLPTVAVAQEPRPQAAQAEVGGLAERLSQVTELSDEEVERLIAQKLS
- a CDS encoding type I polyketide synthase; its protein translation is MGVLAQRLGLDARKIDVRERFSRYGLDSLKATGFIAELGAMLGRSLSPTLTWEYPTPDSLARHLAGEQEGPSLQPVTRVARQDEPIAIVGLSCRFPQAPDPEAFWRLLAGGTDAITEVPADRWDVNRLYDRDATAAGKVTSRWGGYLDRVDGFDPLFFGISPKEALHMDPQQRLMLELTWEALEDAGIAADRLQGSPTAVCFGVIWTDYETLLQRLGLRRISPHTASGFHHSIVANRVSYVLGLRGPSMAIDTACSSSLSAVHLACESLRRGESTLAIVGGVNLNIAPDSTVSLSKLGALSPDGRCYTFDARANGYVRGEGAGVAVLKPLSQAISDGDPIYCVIRGSAINNNGGSNGLTAPNPQAQADVLRQAYARAGVEPADVQYVEAHGTGTQLGDPLEARALGEVLGAGRPAEKPLYIGSCKTNVGHLEAAAGITGLIKVALSIKNRALPPSLHFETPNPLIPFGDLRLEVQSTLSDWPEPDRKLIGGVSSFGFGGTNCHVVLEEPNAPRAELVHLSGGDAEALRAAAQRLLDRVDSVEHVPLAELLREAAAEDGGHAHRLAMTIRSRKELRECLKSFLAGEARAGVTTGKVESGHPQKPVFVFSGHGSQWPRMGLALARTEPVFRASLAQCDRLIQENVGWSLLAMLGADDAAAQLGRIDVTLPAIVALEIALTELWRSWGIEPAAVVGHSIGEVSAAYAAGILGLEDTLRVVCTQSRMMARLRGQGAMGLVGISWEQSAELLAGYEGRLCRAIDAGAGSTVLSGEPAALDEVFATLQPRGVFCRRVDIDVAVHSPQIDVLRDELSEALREIRPGQARIPMISTVNASVLAGGNADASHWVNNIAMPTLFTRALSHTLGEGHRVFLEVGPHAILKHSMESTLRHTGQQGLIVPSMRRQEDERGTMLDTLGALYVRGQQVQWEAISTGGVGGGARPASGEEPVRLLPLSARSPEALKSLAEACRDFLDDGAAQGAALEDITYTAGVRRSHHSHRLSVVGSSRREIAEALEAFARGEVRPGVSQGRVSLEGRAKVAFVFPGQGSQWLGMGRQLLSEEPVFRAKIEACEQAMRAHVDWSLTAELCADEQHSRLQEIDVVQPVLFAMQVALAALWRSWGIAPDAVVGHSMGEVAAAHVAGALSLEDAVRIICLRSLLLRRMSGQGAMAVVELGLEQAREVLAGYETRLSIGVSNSARSTVLSGDTGALEEVLARLEGQGVFCRRVKVNVASHSPQMDPLKDDLLRVLEGISPVSAAVPIYSTVTGQTSDGGDFYPSYWVSNLREPVLFHGAVERLLEDGYSVLLEVSPHPVLLAPIEETLRESKRDGLVLASLRRQAQERRSLLESLAALYAWGCSVDWTPLHPSGGRVVALPKYPWQRERFWLMDEAEADPQQASAAREGRAGHPFLGSSLSSSLQPGTHFWERAVSTEAFPYLSDHCVWGEAVFPGAGYVEMALCAGAEVLGEAGLVLENVSISEMLALKPGAARRVQMVLSEEGAGRASFQISSRAEGDNTWRKHAAGTLRREESANLELSAEPPELLRERLDVEISSEAHYRSRQEQGLMYGPAFQALRQLWRSEREGLGRLELSAEVSSESGEYRLHPALLDASLQVAVELIAPMGGKTAKAATYVPVGLGRIRLFQRPGRAAWVWVKALGEGAASERERSFDVRLLDDQGHVLMELEELRLYRLEAGAAVRKELGEWIYQVDWEAQPLAAELPWPARPPGSWLIFSDSGGVGQRLSALLRARGETCVLVSPAEKYRLLGPGSAEVDPRNADHLRRLLGDTLGTGAPPCRGVVHLWSLDCASNDALTPPALEASRRLGSTSVLHLVQALSRAGWRDAPRLWLTTRGARSVGKEPERVNVAQAPLWGLGQVLALEQPELSCTRVDLEGSAEACAEALLKELSSKAFEDQIAWRGGKRHVARLSRAADMLAARDPAAILRADGTYLITGGLGGLGLEVARWLVSHGARHLLLLGRRPPSAEAEHTLSELRQAGAQVEPFQADVASPDDVARALARVGESMPPLRGVVHAAGLLEDGLLLNLTEERFASVMAPKVLGTWNLHTQTRHLPLDLFVLFSSVAASLGTPGQANYSAANAFMDALAHARRAEGLPALSINWGTWTSVGLAAAQANRGERLEARGLRGMAPDKALMALGMLLGQGRPQVSVMSFEPRQWLGFYLAAAQSPFFTRLAQEQAGKPSVAPGRSRIREQLEAARGSERRALFDQHLRELIGGVLRMDPARIEPRVPLGSLGLDSLMSMEIRNRLEAALGLKLSATVVWTYPTLAALTPYLAEKMELPLEDKGSELRIAAVPAPAPLSVAPGSEIDEMSEEEVERLFAQKVAQGK